DNA sequence from the Amycolatopsis sp. Hca4 genome:
GGTCTTGGGGTTCACGCATCCCCCTGCGCATCCGGCTGACTTCGGCTGGTCGCGCGCGAGCTGCCGAACTCGACGGCCCGGCGAAGAGCCCGGCGCCGGCCGACGAAGACCAGCCGCGACCGCCCGTTGTGTTCATTTCGTATGCGTGGGATTCGGACGACCGTTCTCACAACGATTCGGTGCGAAGGCTGTGGGAATTGCTGCGGCTCTGTGGCATCGACGCTCAGCTCGACCTGGACGCGGAGCAGCAGCGTCAGGACTGGCCGCTGTGGATGGGGAAACAGATCCGGGAAGCCGATCACGTACTGGTGATCGCGTCACCCGCCTACCGCGAACGTGCGGAAGGCCGAGGCGAGGCGAATCGAGGGCGCGGCGTCCAGTGGGAAGCACGCCTGATCCGCGATGCCTTCTACGCCGATCCGAACGCGGTGAACCGCTTCATTCCCGTCGTGCTGCCCGGCCAGAGCGAAGCCGGTGTGCCGGACTTCTTGGCTCCGGCCAGCACGACCTACTACACGATCTCGGACTTCACCGTCGAAGGCGCGGAGGGGCTCTTGCGGCTGCTCACCGACCAGCCCGAGGTCATCCGGCCACCGTTGGGCACGGTGCCGCTGCTGCCACCACGGCCGATCCCGCAGTCCGCTCCTCCGGTGCGGGAACAGCCGCCCGCTTCCGGTGTCCGGAACGTAGTCACCGGTGACGTCAGCGGACTCGTGATCCAGGCCGGGAGCATCGGGTCCGTGGCGCCCACCGGTGCCCTCCCCTCCGCCGGCATCCAGGTCGGGGAGGGCGCCGGCCTTCGGACCAAGAGAGCTTTCGAAGACGCGTTCCGACGAGCCGGCGGCCCGGACCGCCTGGGCCGGCCGACCGACAAGGTCTTCGAAGAAGGACCGGTGTCCGTCCAGCACTTCACCGGGGACGGCGAGAGCGACGCGGTGATCTGCGCCATTGCCGATCAGGCCGCCGTGGTCGTGGATGGCCCGGTCTGGGACGACCTTTCGACGTTGCCCCGTTTTCCGGCGCAGGGCGTGCCGATCGCGCGTACCGACGCCACCGCACGCGTGGTCGACCTCGCCGGCGGAACGTGGGGCGAGGGCGTCCTGTTCCGCTCCACCGGCACGCAGGCCGCGCGGTGGCAACCCAAGCCCCGGCTGAGCATGGAGGCCCGGGAAGCCTTCCGGCTGCCCGTGGCGGAGCCGGCGGACGTCACCATCCGCGCCATCGCCACGCTCCCCTGGCCTCTGGACGACGATCTCGAGATCACCGGGCGGACCCGCCATCATCTCGAAACTCTCCTGCCCCTCACCGATTTCAATGCCCTGGCACAGACTTTGTCCATCCGGCCGGGAGACCACGGCACCCCACGACGGTGGGAGCGGGCGAGCGGGCCGAACGCCCACCAGTCGGGGCGTCACGCTCGGTACGACCAGACGTTCGCGAATCCCGCCGACGGGAGCGCGGGCGTGCGTGCGGTTGCGCGCATCATGCTCCCCGGCGTCCTGTCGTCGGCGATCACGGTGACCGTCGAGTTCCAGGTCAACTTCGCGGCGTGGCGGGCGGCTCTGGCAGCCGTCGTCGAAGGTGTGGGGGCGCCGGATCTCCGTATTACCGCGCATCGGATCGTGGACTTGTGGACGGCGCAGTGGGACGCCGCGACCCGCGTCCTGCCTCGCGCGCTCGTGGCCGATCCGGAAACCGCCGCGCTGCTGGCGCTACCGGCGGTCGAACTGCAGATCAAGCTGAACGACGAGGTCAGCGATCACCGCGGGCTCCTCGACGTGGTCGACTTGTCCGTGTTCGGGGAGCCGGATGGGCAGCCGGGTTCGCCGGGCGCGGCGACGATGACCGCTCCGATCGGACTCGACCGTGCCCAGCGGCGGGTCTGGGCAGCGAAAGCCCTGACCCGGATGGCCCGCGGCTGGGGTTTCGTGGACGCCGACGAATCGGACCTCAGGCGTCGAAGTCGATCGTGAGCGTGTCCGAGAGCGGGTACGACTGGCACGACAACACGAAGCCCGCCTCGACCTCCGCCTCCTCCAGCGCGAAGTTCCGCCGCAAGTCCACCTTGCCCTCCGTCACCTTCGCCCGGCACGTGCCGCACACCCCGCCCTTGCAGGCGAACGGCAGGTCCGGGCGGAACTTCTGCGCCCCGTCCAGCACCGATGACGTGCGCGGCAACGTCATCGGTGTCGCACGGCCGTCCAGGATCACCGATACCTCCGATGACTCGCCCGCCACCTGCGGGTCCAGGTGCTCCACCGGGGCCGGTGGGGTGTCCACGTAGAACAGCTCCTGGTGCACCTTCGAAGACGGCACGTCCAGCGACGCCAGCAGCTCCTGCGCGCCCGACACCATCTCGAACGGGCCGCACAGCCACCAGTGGTCCACCGAATCCACCGGCACCAGCGTGGAAAACAGCGTGCGCAGCTTCGGCACGTCCAAGCGTCCGGTGAACAGCTCCGCCTCGCGGGGCTCGCGGGACAGCACGTGGATCAGCTCGAGCCGCGATGGGGCGCTGTCCTTCAGGTCCGCCAGCTCGTCCGCGAACATCACCGTGTCCGTGCGGCGGTTGCCGTACAGCACCGTCACCGTGGCCGTCGACGACTGCAGGAGCGAGGACACGATCGACAGC
Encoded proteins:
- a CDS encoding TIR domain-containing protein, with the translated sequence MTQPMRRRNVIARAVLHWLYVENDAYPVAEDFLELPESRIDGEQVGRDEFARIIRWLDDRGLVDGVRVDEQDYPVRIILTPRGRLVVVEQDGWVQPEAAPAKPHVSTVAEAFLGWLYQHDHEQPPPKRFLDDQLSEIEGHQVSEADLVEAVELLLAQQLVDGPGSWGSRIPLRIRLTSAGRARAAELDGPAKSPAPADEDQPRPPVVFISYAWDSDDRSHNDSVRRLWELLRLCGIDAQLDLDAEQQRQDWPLWMGKQIREADHVLVIASPAYRERAEGRGEANRGRGVQWEARLIRDAFYADPNAVNRFIPVVLPGQSEAGVPDFLAPASTTYYTISDFTVEGAEGLLRLLTDQPEVIRPPLGTVPLLPPRPIPQSAPPVREQPPASGVRNVVTGDVSGLVIQAGSIGSVAPTGALPSAGIQVGEGAGLRTKRAFEDAFRRAGGPDRLGRPTDKVFEEGPVSVQHFTGDGESDAVICAIADQAAVVVDGPVWDDLSTLPRFPAQGVPIARTDATARVVDLAGGTWGEGVLFRSTGTQAARWQPKPRLSMEAREAFRLPVAEPADVTIRAIATLPWPLDDDLEITGRTRHHLETLLPLTDFNALAQTLSIRPGDHGTPRRWERASGPNAHQSGRHARYDQTFANPADGSAGVRAVARIMLPGVLSSAITVTVEFQVNFAAWRAALAAVVEGVGAPDLRITAHRIVDLWTAQWDAATRVLPRALVADPETAALLALPAVELQIKLNDEVSDHRGLLDVVDLSVFGEPDGQPGSPGAATMTAPIGLDRAQRRVWAAKALTRMARGWGFVDADESDLRRRSRS
- the paaE gene encoding 1,2-phenylacetyl-CoA epoxidase subunit PaaE, translating into MARFNSLKVAGVERLCDDAVAVTFDVPSSLASEYAFKPGQSLTLRRSVDGRDERRSYSICAPAGAAPRVGVRLVPDGYFSSWLVNEVRPGDTIEVAPPSGSFTPDLSEGGHHVLIAAGSGITPVLSIVSSLLQSSTATVTVLYGNRRTDTVMFADELADLKDSAPSRLELIHVLSREPREAELFTGRLDVPKLRTLFSTLVPVDSVDHWWLCGPFEMVSGAQELLASLDVPSSKVHQELFYVDTPPAPVEHLDPQVAGESSEVSVILDGRATPMTLPRTSSVLDGAQKFRPDLPFACKGGVCGTCRAKVTEGKVDLRRNFALEEAEVEAGFVLSCQSYPLSDTLTIDFDA